In the Bactrocera tryoni isolate S06 unplaced genomic scaffold, CSIRO_BtryS06_freeze2 scaffold_11, whole genome shotgun sequence genome, one interval contains:
- the LOC120779586 gene encoding piggyBac transposable element-derived protein 3-like, with amino-acid sequence MSRRKQFTEDEILGALLESDLEDFSSDDELVDATWELPSVGDETLDDQSDEDDHEINATETPQNVTENANRHDIWRKRPFDIQLEESVSQSAEINVTLESPKHYFSAYLNDDFLKRVVEYTNRYHMPTKGKPLAATIGEIKNFFGIIVAMGCIRYPRLRMYWEKKTRLPIVADTMSRDRFLLLRMCLHVVDANEVTEEEKQSNVFWKIKPLIEVIRLACRSLPRKPGDNYSIDEQMIPFTGRCPIRQSLPNKPRVVGLMNEVLTTSEGLVLDFEIYQGKTTPLSNTNLGLGPAFVLRLVETLPEGSKVFDRYFTTIPLLQTLFKSLVFMPLGQ; translated from the exons ATGAGTCGGAGGa agCAATTCACTGAAGACGAAATACTTGGTGCACTATTGGAGTCGGATTTAGAGGATTTTAGTAGCGATGACGAGCTTGTGGATGCGACTTGGGAACTACCTTCTGTGGGAGATGAAACTTTAGACGATCAAAGTGACGAAGATGATCACGAAATTAACGCTACGGAGACACCACAAAATGTCACTGAAAACGCCAATCGCCATGATATTTGGAGGAAAAGACCTTTTGATATACAATTGGAAGAGAGTGTTTCTCAATCTGCGGAAATTAACGTAACTTTGGAGTCTCCTAAACATTATTTCTCTGCTTATTTGAATgacgattttttaaaaagagtaGTGGAGTACACAAATAGGTACCATATGCCTACGAAAGGAAAACCACTGGCGGCTACAATCggagaaataaagaatttctttGGTATAATTGTTGCAATGGGTTGCATACGTTACCCAAGATTGCGCATGTACtgggaaaaaaaaacaagacttCCTATTGTAGCTGATACAATGAGTCGCGATCGTTTCCTTCTTTTGCGCATGTGTCTCCATGTGGTGGACGCCAATGAAGTAACAGAAGAAGAGAAACAATCCAATgtcttttggaaaataaaaccTTTGATTGAAGTTATTAGATTAGCTTGTCGAAGCCTTCCCAGAAAGCCAGGCGATAATTATTCTATAGACGAACAAATGATCCCATTCACTGGCCGTTGTCCTATTCGACAAAGTCTCCCTAACAAACCAAGGGTAGTGGGATTGATGAATGAAGTCTTAACAACATCTGAAGGTCTGGTGCTCGATTTTGAAATCTATCAAGGAAAGACGACACCACTTTCGAATACGAACTTGGGTCTAGGACCAGCCTTCGTTTTGCGTTTGGTTGAAACACTGCCAGAAGGTTCAAAAGTTTTTGATCGCTACTTTACGACAATACCGCTTCTTCAGACGCTTTTTAAGTCATTGGTATTTATGCCACTGGGACAATAA
- the LOC120779585 gene encoding uncharacterized protein LOC120779585 — protein MRKDSEQSFKLIFESVKTIAVELDLEIKIPRLAKRQTNRDNCEGEPEEYYRRSIYIPFLDHFLDQINERFLKHRELLSKIENILPNKCINLDVIEMQETVRVLEKQWSADVESR, from the coding sequence ATGCGTAAGGATTCTGAACAAtcgtttaaactaatttttgaatcagttaaaacaatagccgtagaattagatttagaaatcaaaattccgcGTTTGGCGAAACGGCAAACTAATCGCGACAATTGTGAAGGTGAACCGGAAGAATATTACCGCAGATCAATTTATATACCGTTTTTAGATCATTTTTTGGACCAAATcaatgaacgatttttaaaacatcgagagctgctttccaaaattgaaaacattttgccaaataaatgcataaatcttGACGTTATTGAGATGCAGGAGACTGTTCgtgttttagaaaagcaatgGTCCGCTGATGTAGAATCGCGCTGA